The Candidatus Neomarinimicrobiota bacterium nucleotide sequence GCGGGAATGGTCAATGACAGCTCGTCCTTCCTCAACCAGGTTGTGAACGCCAAAATGAACGCGCCGGCTATTGAGCTCCTGGCACGAGCCATACTTTGCAACTGGCTAGTTTGCCTTGCCTTGTGGATGTCGGCACGGACACAGAACGACGTAGCCAAAGCGATTGTTATCTTTTGGTGCCTGTTTGCCTTTATCGCCGCCGGGTTTGAACATTCCGTTGCCAATATGACACTGTTTTCCATTGCCCTTCTCGGCAAACATCCCGAATCCGTGAGTCTCTTGGGTATGGGCTATAATTTGTTCTGGGTAACGCTCGGTAATCTACTTTCAGGCGGCCTGTTCATGGCGCTCGGCTACTGGCTGTATTCTGACACTAGAAGGAGTCCGGGCGACGAAGATACGGGATATAGAAGAAGAGCCTGAAAGCCTGGAAAAACCGACGGCTGCTAATATAGAATCGCTACCGTGCTCGGTTGGACATCGGCAGTGGCAGCGTATGGCGCCTTTATCATTCCCAAAGTATTTGGAGAACAGATCAATGCAACCACACCCGAATAAGCCCTGTATGGTTTTGCCATTTTCTATGTTCTATGCTTACTACTGAACTGGTGGTTCTATCTGCGACCTGATGCGTATGTGAAAAATCCATGATATCGAGAGGATGAATAATGAGTCCCACAGATCAGCTGAAAGTGGAACATGAGGCGATCCAGTCAATGCTGGATATTTTGGAAAGAATTTGTGAGAAGTTGGATTCAGAAGAGGATGTTGACACGACACATCCGGACAAAATCATTGAGTTTTTCAGAGTGTTTGCCGACAAGTGTCATCACGGGAAGGAAGAAGCGCACCTTTTTCCCGCCATGGAACAGGCGGGAATTCCCCGCCATGGAGGACCTGTCGGGGTTATGCTGGTTGAACACGACACCGGCCGTGCATACGTAAAGGGAATGGCCGAAGGTGCCAAAAGCTACACACCGGGTGAACCTGGCAGTTCCGCTCAATTCGTCGAAAATGCAAAGCATTACATAGAACTCTTGAGACAGCATATTGACAAGGAAAACAATGTCCTCTTTCCCATGGCCGACGCATCGATTCCACTGGACCGGCAGACAGAGCTTTTGAAAGATTTTGACCGGGTGGAACATGAAGTGGTGGGCGAAGGTCAACACGAGAAGTTTCACAGGCTGTTAGAAGAGCTTCAAAGCATCTACGCAACGTAGCCGGGTCATCATATCTCCGAGCACAAACGTTGCACCCTTCCATATCTGAAATGACTTCCAGTCAGGGTACAATTGATTAGTCTTCTTGTGTCCGCTGGCTGACAGTTCACGTCCCCGTACTGCGCTAAAATGTGATTGCATGAGCGAAAAAGATGAACGAAATTCTGGCAAAAGGAGGGTGAGTATGAAAAGCTTAAACTACCAAAAGGCTGTGATAGCCGGTATTGCGGGCACGCTGGCTTTCACCGCCGTATTATTAATCGGTCCCATGATGGGCATGCCAAAAATGGACATGGGTCAGATGCTCGGGCCCATGAACCCCATGGTGAAAATGCCCTACTGGACAGGCTGGGTCATGCATTTCATGATCGGTATCGTGCTGACAGGAATATACGGGGCCTTTTTCCTGAACATACTTCCGTCTAACAGTTGGAAGCGGGGGCTTGTCTGGGCACTCATTCCGTTTGTCATGGTCCAATTGACGTTGGTACCCATGATGGGTATGGGAGTGTTCTCCGGCGGCGATGTGAAAATGATCGTCGGCAGTCTCATGACTCATCTGGCTTACGGCGCCGTCGCCGGCCTCGTCTATGGTGACGGTAACGCCGCAGAGTCCTGATCCTTCCAGCTTTCTGTAACGTCATTTCCTCCACGTAAGTTGACTCCCCACCGGGGCGGCAGTTTACTCGCCGTCCCGGTCTTTCAGTACGTGAAAACGTAACTGGATACTCTATCCCGGTTTGCAGCAATCGGCAGGATGAACTATCTTTAGCCTGATTTATTCATGAGCTCACGAATAAATCACCCTTCGGGCCGCATGTCCCGAAAACTTTCGGGACTGCGGGGTTAACCACGCCTGGGCGGCCTTCGGTGAATTATTCATCAGCGAATCACGGATGTGTTCATATCAATTTGTTTGACTACGACTTAACATTTATTTCATATTTGCTGATGAATAATTCAGGTCAGAAGGTCACATTCGTGAAATGAAAGGGGAGTTCAATGTCTGAGAGGACAAAACTCTGGTACCTGCAGAACTTCAATCTGCTGAAGGTTCTGGATAAACAATCGATGATGAGTCTAGATAAACACAGTAAGATGCGAAAAGACAAGAAACGTGAAATCATCTACTTCCCGGATGAACCCAGTGACACCATCTATTTCCTCAAGGAGGGAAAGGTCAAAATATCTCGTATTTCCGAGGACGGCCGTTCCACGAGTCTTCAACTCATAGGACCGGGTGAAATCTTTGGAGAGAGCGCAATCCTAGAGCAGGGGACACATGAAAACATTGCCGAAGTCGTGGAGGACGCCGTCATTTGTTCCATCAGCAAGGAGATGTTCCAGGGGCTCATGGC carries:
- a CDS encoding formate/nitrite transporter family protein, whose protein sequence is AGMVNDSSSFLNQVVNAKMNAPAIELLARAILCNWLVCLALWMSARTQNDVAKAIVIFWCLFAFIAAGFEHSVANMTLFSIALLGKHPESVSLLGMGYNLFWVTLGNLLSGGLFMALGYWLYSDTRRSPGDEDTGYRRRA
- a CDS encoding hemerythrin domain-containing protein — encoded protein: MSPTDQLKVEHEAIQSMLDILERICEKLDSEEDVDTTHPDKIIEFFRVFADKCHHGKEEAHLFPAMEQAGIPRHGGPVGVMLVEHDTGRAYVKGMAEGAKSYTPGEPGSSAQFVENAKHYIELLRQHIDKENNVLFPMADASIPLDRQTELLKDFDRVEHEVVGEGQHEKFHRLLEELQSIYAT
- a CDS encoding DUF6789 family protein; the protein is MKSLNYQKAVIAGIAGTLAFTAVLLIGPMMGMPKMDMGQMLGPMNPMVKMPYWTGWVMHFMIGIVLTGIYGAFFLNILPSNSWKRGLVWALIPFVMVQLTLVPMMGMGVFSGGDVKMIVGSLMTHLAYGAVAGLVYGDGNAAES
- a CDS encoding Crp/Fnr family transcriptional regulator; protein product: MSERTKLWYLQNFNLLKVLDKQSMMSLDKHSKMRKDKKREIIYFPDEPSDTIYFLKEGKVKISRISEDGRSTSLQLIGPGEIFGESAILEQGTHENIAEVVEDAVICSISKEMFQGLMAGNPRLSLSVTKFIGFRIRKIEAQVEDLVFKDAKQRVIAFLKRYVETYGKRLVDGWMVRPFLTHQEIADLTATTRQTVNSTLNELVREGKIKYTRRYFKTSSADLSQ